Proteins encoded in a region of the Ornithodoros turicata isolate Travis chromosome 3, ASM3712646v1, whole genome shotgun sequence genome:
- the LOC135388064 gene encoding probable U3 small nucleolar RNA-associated protein 11: MSSFTKAAKANQRVHKERQQPESRKHLGYLEKKKDYKVRARDFQNKQQKLKRLQQRALSRNPDEFYFHMINSKIKDGEHHERLKGEEFTDTQLKLMQTQDLNYITMKRNAESKKIDKLQASLHFLEADTGVKNKHTFFVDSKKEAKNFDFAKRLETHPAMLDRTYNRPRIETLQEKHLGEVSDDVLKEARREMKKSYHELTKRIGREKELAVVEAKMEMKKRLLDRKQPPIKKVKDGTKVSAPIYLWKKERKR; encoded by the exons ATGTCTTCGTTCACAAAAGCTGCAAAAGCGAACCAGCGCGTTCACAAAGAACGGCAGCAG CCTGAAAGTAGGAAGCATTTAGGATACcttgaaaagaaaaaggactacaaaGTACGAGCGAG AGACTTCCAGAACAAGCAGCAAAAGCTAAAACGTCTGCAGCAACGAGCTCTTTCTAGGAACCCCGATGAATTCTATTTTCACATGATCAACTCCAAGATAAAG GATGGGGAACATCACGAGAGATTGAAAGGAGAAGAATTCACAGACACACAGCTGAAGCTCATGCAGACGCAAGATTTGAATTATATCACTATGAAGCGTAACGCAGAGAGCAAG AAAATAGACAAGTTGCAAGCCAGCTTGCATTTCCTGGAGGCTGACACCGGAGTAAAAAACAAACACACCTTCTTTGTGGACTCAAAGAAAGAAG CAAAAAATTTTGACTTTGCAAAGCGTCTGGAAACACATCCTGCTATGCTTGATCGGACGTATAACAGACCAAGGATCGAAACACTCCAGGAGAAACATTTGGGAGAGGTCTCTGATGATGTCCTCAAG GAAGCCAGAAGGGAAATGAAGAAGAGCTATCACGAACTCACAAAAAGAATCGGAAGGGAGAAAGAGTTGGCAGTCGTGGAGGCCAAGATGGAGATGAAGAAGCGATTGCTC GACAGGAAGCAACCTCCTATCAAGAAAGTAAAGGATGGCACAAAAGTGTCAGCACCAATATATCtgtggaaaaaagaaaggaagcgaTAA
- the LOC135389898 gene encoding ubiquitin-conjugating enzyme E2 J2-like, producing the protein MYVAGSRAVQRLRREYTKLNEDPIPYVTARPIPADILEWHFVVRGPEKTPLEGGVYHGKLRFPQDFPFSPPSIYIMTPNGRFECNKRLCLSISDFHPETWNPSWSMASILTGLLSFMLDSAPTSGSLDTTDEQKQKLAKESLRFNLEDKVFCELFPEIVCEVREKLFSDKGNGDKERKP; encoded by the coding sequence ATGTACGTCGCCGGCTCCAGAGCTGTCCAGCGTCTGCGGCGAGAGTACACCAAGCTCAATGAAGACCCCATCCCTTACGTCACAGCCCGGCCAATTCCAGCAGATATCCTCGAGTGGCACTTCGTAGTCCGAGGGCCCGAAAAGACTCCCCTCGAAGGCGGTGTCTATCACGGCAAGCTACGCTTCCCTCAAGACTTTCCCTTCTCGCCACCGTCCATCTACATCATGACCCCGAACGGCCGCTTCGAATGCAACAAGCGTCTGTGTCTGAGCATCTCCGACTTTCATCCCGAGACCTGGAACCCTTCCTGGTCCATGGCGTCCATACTGACGGGACTGCTGAGTTTTATGCTGGACAGCGCACCCACTTCTGGCAGCCTAGACACGACGGACGAGCAGAAACAGAAGCTGGCGAAGGAGAGCCTCAGGTTTAACCTGGAAGACAAGGTCTTCTGCGAGTTGTTTCCGGAAATCGTCTGTGAAGTTCGTGAGAAGTTATTTTCGGACAAGGGTAACGGCGACAAAGAGAGGAAGCCGTGA
- the LOC135389899 gene encoding ubiquitin-conjugating enzyme E2 J2-like has translation MSDYLAIRRIRQEYQQLQRNPLQGIWAHPIPNDMREWRFVIEGPPGTAFSGGLFQGTINFPTNYPCTAPRIKMVTPTGGRFVDNQNICIEDLEQHAWQPAMSLSDVLSGFRDFMVRDDVLEGRVWFATDYEQKRFIEASLQFNTNDPVFCEMFPALAEQSRRRLQELRAELENSQRQHDVPQAQHHSSGLIFMVLGYGGIAGIIAVLAVIIRSFM, from the exons ATGAGCGATTACTTGGCCATAAGAAGAATTCGGCAGGAGTATCAGCAGCTTCAACGGAATCCTCTGCAAGGGATTTGGGCTCACCCAATCCCCAATGACATGCGAGAATGGCGGTTCGTCATAGAGGGACCTCCGGGAACCGCCTTTTCAGGAGGGCTCTTCCAG GGTACCATCAACTTCCCCACCAACTACCCTTGCACGGCTCCTCGGATCAAGATGGTAACCCCAACCGGTGGGCGATTCGTCGATAACCAGAACATATGCATCGAAGACCTCGAACAACACGCCTGGCAACCCGCGATGAGTTTATCTGACGTCCTCAGCGGCTTTAGAGACTTCATGGTGAGGGACGATGTGCTGGAAGGACGTGTCTGGTTTGCTACAGACTACGAACAGAAACGTTTTATCGAAGCCAGTCTGCAGTTCAACACGAACGATCCTGTCTTCTGCGAAATGTTTCCCGCTCTGGCAGAACAGTCACGGCGTCGTCTGCAAGAGCTGCGAGCGGAGCTCGAAAACTCCCAGCGGCAACATGACGTGCCACAAGCTCAGCACCATTCCTCGGGTCTGATTTTTATGGTGCTGGGATATGGTGGGATCGCTGGTATAATTGCTGTCCTCGCTGTTATAATACGGTCGTTTATGTGA
- the LOC135387735 gene encoding ubiquitin-conjugating enzyme E2 J2-like, with translation MSKTVQRLRQEYLQIVRCPEPGIYAEPLSTNILEWRFALDGPKGTPYQGGLYQGKLIFPSSYPSGPPEIQMLTPTGRFKTNMPICLLHLKRFTWDPAWSVASVLSGFREFMVHGELTIGSVWFTTDRHKRHLAEDSLRFNLQDPVFCELFPDLAQSCRRRIEERWTKEVEAMRKSVGKGCGKSGDERIGCDDMGMVVFVFVFFLMAGVTGVVTLVCLMK, from the coding sequence ATGTCGAAGACCGTTCAGCGTCTGCGTCAAGAATACTTGCAAATCGTTCGATGTCCCGAACCAGGAATCTATGCTGAACCCCTCTCCACCAACATCTTAGAATGGCGATTTGCTCTTGATGGTCCCAAAGGAACTCCTTATCAGGGAGGTCTTTATCAGGGCAAGCTTATCTTCCCATCGTCCTACCCGTCCGGTCCACCGGAGATTCAGATGCTGACACCCACCGGACGCTTCAAGACCAACATGCCCATCTGTCTTCTGCATTTGAAAAGGTTCACTTGGGATCCAGCCTGGAGCGTGGCTTCCGTTCTGAGCGGCTTCCGAGAGTTCATGGTTCATGGCGAGCTGACCATTGGAAGCGTGTGGTTCACGACGGATCGTCACAAACGCCATCTGGCGGAAGACAGCTTGCGGTTTAACCTTCAGGACCCGGTCTTCTGCGAGCTGTTTCCAGATCTGGCTCAGTCTTGCAGAAGGCGGATTGAAGAACGCTGGACGAAGGAGGTGGAGGCGATGAGAAAGAGCGTCGGCAAAGGATGTGGCAAGAGCGGAGACGAGAGGATTGGCTGCGACGATATGGGGATGGTGGTTTTTGTGTTCGTGTTCTTTCTGATGGCCGGCGTGACAGGAGTTGTAACACTTGTTTGTCTGATGAAATAA